One segment of Nostoc flagelliforme CCNUN1 DNA contains the following:
- a CDS encoding serine/threonine protein kinase yields the protein MIGKLLDHRYQVIRVLAMGGFGQTYIAQDTRRPGNPLCVVKHLKPGTDPRVFDTAKRLFNSEAETLEKLGNHDQIPRLLAYFDENQEFYLVQEYIEGHTLAEELISSKGWSESEVIQLLQEVLEILEFVHRQGVIHRDIKPDNIIRRASDNKLVLVDFGAVKQLRTQLVTVGGQPSATVVIGTPGYMPTEQGQGKPRPNSDIYSLGIIAIQALTGLQATELQEDAETGEIIWQQSVTVNYRLAAVLSKMVRYHFKDRYQNATEALQACKDAINPVPVLSKPQESAKSRPQVSRLQTIAVAPANPVPAKPVRKDSDKSDPWPILIGILLAGGTAALVANVYPNVKNFAFNFTGNDTALANKCSAVVVENSNIRSEPSSINSDNIVRTVGDNSSFEVTGKRTKRGWIEVKLNSGRLAWAHSDVITNNREWASCLREKGIATKTVNDTTLIATRPTFKPKPKSRDVVTPLPEKPQGSTDDAGKTERSQPTDNSTNIIEQARQKYESGDIVRAIALLKSVPANAASGIQETGKMIAQWQDDWAKAEALSNEINKAIDDGKWDKVLDYRNHPEKLPNTKYWRNRIEPLFKQAAENLAKQALTKLGNQGNQNTTQDKLPNTNQPATTESSNATETPKSGF from the coding sequence ATGATAGGCAAGCTACTAGACCATCGTTACCAAGTAATTCGAGTCCTGGCAATGGGAGGATTTGGTCAAACCTACATTGCCCAAGATACTAGGCGGCCTGGCAATCCCCTCTGCGTTGTCAAGCACCTCAAACCTGGAACTGACCCCAGAGTTTTTGATACTGCTAAACGCCTGTTCAACAGCGAAGCCGAAACTTTAGAAAAACTGGGCAATCATGACCAAATACCCAGGCTGCTGGCGTACTTTGACGAAAACCAAGAATTTTATTTAGTACAAGAATATATTGAAGGACATACCCTAGCTGAGGAACTTATATCTAGTAAGGGCTGGAGTGAAAGCGAAGTAATTCAACTATTGCAAGAAGTTCTGGAAATTCTCGAATTTGTCCATCGCCAAGGCGTGATTCACCGCGACATCAAACCGGATAATATCATCCGTCGCGCCTCAGATAATAAGTTAGTTTTAGTGGACTTTGGGGCAGTGAAACAACTGCGTACACAACTGGTAACAGTGGGCGGACAACCCTCTGCTACAGTAGTTATTGGCACTCCTGGCTATATGCCCACAGAACAAGGGCAAGGTAAACCCCGCCCCAACAGCGATATCTATTCCCTTGGCATTATCGCTATTCAAGCATTAACAGGATTACAGGCAACAGAATTGCAAGAAGACGCGGAAACGGGCGAAATCATTTGGCAGCAATCAGTAACTGTGAACTATCGGCTGGCGGCAGTGTTGTCCAAGATGGTGCGTTATCATTTCAAAGACCGCTACCAAAACGCCACGGAAGCACTGCAAGCATGTAAAGACGCGATTAATCCTGTACCTGTACTTTCCAAACCTCAAGAATCTGCCAAATCCCGACCTCAAGTCTCTCGGCTGCAAACTATTGCAGTTGCACCAGCAAATCCTGTCCCCGCTAAACCTGTCCGGAAAGACTCTGACAAATCCGACCCATGGCCGATATTAATTGGCATATTATTGGCGGGTGGTACGGCTGCTTTGGTAGCAAATGTATATCCAAATGTGAAAAATTTCGCTTTTAATTTTACAGGTAACGATACTGCCTTAGCAAACAAATGCTCGGCTGTTGTCGTCGAAAATTCTAATATTCGTTCTGAACCTAGTTCGATAAATTCTGATAATATTGTGCGAACAGTTGGTGATAATAGCAGTTTTGAGGTGACTGGCAAACGGACAAAACGGGGTTGGATAGAAGTTAAACTTAACTCTGGACGTTTGGCTTGGGCACACTCGGATGTGATAACCAATAATAGAGAATGGGCTTCTTGCCTGCGCGAAAAAGGCATTGCGACTAAGACGGTAAATGATACCACGCTGATTGCGACTCGACCGACTTTCAAGCCAAAACCAAAATCTAGGGATGTAGTAACTCCATTACCAGAAAAGCCACAGGGGTCAACTGACGACGCTGGGAAAACAGAGCGATCGCAGCCTACTGATAACAGTACCAATATTATAGAACAAGCAAGACAGAAGTATGAATCAGGAGATATAGTTAGAGCGATCGCACTTTTAAAATCGGTTCCGGCAAATGCTGCTTCTGGTATCCAAGAGACGGGCAAAATGATTGCCCAGTGGCAAGATGATTGGGCTAAGGCAGAGGCGTTATCTAATGAAATCAACAAAGCAATAGATGATGGTAAATGGGATAAAGTTTTAGATTACAGAAACCATCCTGAAAAATTGCCTAATACTAAATATTGGCGCAACAGAATAGAACCATTATTTAAACAAGCAGCCGAAAATCTGGCAAAACAGGCACTAACTAAACTAGGAAATCAAGGTAATCAAAACACTACCCAAGATAAACTTCCCAATACTAACCAACCTGCTACTACAGAGAGTTCTAATGCTACAGAAACTCCAAAAAGTGGCTTTTAA
- a CDS encoding heterocyst differentiation related protein: MSESMAFIGGVAVAGLAALVLLKGTNTPLQPNFAVAPQMPGTVVAPGMQPQMYPYGPYGQPMYPGQVQPSTAPNTDQRLEMEKLNTQMQLERLKNDNEQLKLQNQQLQGQVQNFNTQQQWQQAQQYNQQKSTALQPQSSWWSSPVLWAVGGATLTIGGGVVVAGVLALFSPRQRPARTVQVIHPYQGNTPPLVPVRRAEFLPASRMETRRVEAPEYDEMH; this comes from the coding sequence ATGAGTGAGAGTATGGCGTTTATCGGTGGGGTTGCTGTAGCTGGGCTGGCGGCTCTCGTATTGCTCAAAGGAACAAATACCCCCCTACAGCCTAACTTTGCTGTTGCTCCGCAAATGCCAGGGACTGTAGTAGCGCCGGGAATGCAGCCACAAATGTATCCTTATGGGCCTTATGGGCAACCAATGTATCCCGGCCAGGTTCAGCCATCGACTGCTCCCAATACTGACCAGCGTCTGGAAATGGAAAAGCTAAACACGCAGATGCAGTTGGAGCGTTTAAAAAACGACAATGAACAGCTGAAGTTGCAAAATCAACAGCTCCAAGGTCAAGTTCAAAATTTCAATACTCAGCAGCAGTGGCAACAAGCCCAGCAGTATAACCAACAAAAATCAACAGCACTCCAACCTCAAAGTTCTTGGTGGTCTTCACCCGTGCTTTGGGCTGTGGGAGGGGCAACTCTCACTATTGGTGGTGGTGTTGTCGTCGCTGGTGTATTGGCTTTATTCTCACCACGGCAACGTCCAGCCCGTACTGTACAAGTGATTCACCCTTACCAAGGAAATACACCACCCTTGGTTCCAGTACGTCGTGCTGAGTTTTTGCCTGCTTCGCGGATGGAAACAAGACGAGTTGAAGCCCCAGAATACGACGAAATGCACTAG
- the trpA gene encoding tryptophan synthase subunit alpha: protein MTAISDCFETLGQNGECALIPFITAGDPDLETTAKALQVLDRNGADIIELGIPYSDPLADGPVIQAAATRALQRGTKLEQVLEMLQGITPNLRSPIILFTYYNPILHRGIEKFLQQIAAAGVAGLVIPDLPLEEAAGLLQAASEMGIDIILLIAPTSDTQRIETIAHSSQGFIYLVSVTGVTGVRSQLENRVSDLLKQIRSVTDKPIGVGFGISEAAQARQVKEWGADAAIVGSAFVKRLAEGTPEQGLNAIAQFCQSLKAAIKTTSTSTNTPLD from the coding sequence ATGACTGCGATTTCTGATTGCTTTGAAACCCTTGGGCAAAATGGTGAGTGCGCTCTAATTCCGTTTATTACTGCTGGCGATCCAGATTTAGAAACAACAGCAAAAGCCTTGCAGGTTCTAGATCGGAACGGAGCCGATATTATAGAACTGGGTATACCCTATTCCGATCCTCTGGCTGATGGACCAGTAATTCAAGCTGCTGCTACTCGCGCCTTACAAAGGGGTACGAAATTGGAGCAGGTGCTAGAAATGTTGCAAGGTATTACTCCCAATTTGCGATCGCCTATTATCCTATTTACCTACTACAACCCAATTCTGCACCGTGGAATTGAAAAATTTCTTCAGCAAATTGCTGCTGCTGGGGTCGCAGGATTAGTAATACCTGACTTGCCCTTAGAGGAAGCAGCAGGATTGCTCCAAGCAGCTAGTGAGATGGGAATTGACATAATCTTGTTGATCGCTCCCACCAGTGATACCCAACGGATAGAAACGATCGCTCATTCTTCCCAAGGTTTTATTTATTTAGTCAGCGTCACAGGGGTAACAGGGGTGCGATCGCAACTGGAAAACCGCGTATCTGATTTACTCAAACAAATTCGTAGTGTCACTGATAAACCCATCGGTGTAGGCTTTGGCATCTCCGAAGCTGCCCAAGCCCGTCAGGTAAAGGAATGGGGCGCAGATGCGGCGATCGTCGGTAGCGCTTTTGTGAAACGATTAGCAGAAGGTACTCCAGAGCAAGGACTAAATGCGATCGCCCAATTTTGCCAAAGTCTCAAGGCTGCCATCAAGACCACCAGCACCAGTACAAATACTCCTCTTGATTAG
- a CDS encoding DUF3007 family protein yields the protein MRRIDAIGIGLGVFIAGGLGYIGLQLVGLDNQQAGIWSQVLLVSGLVGWLATYFFRAVGQKMTYHQQREQYEQDFLQKRLDELTPEELARIQAQIEQEEQSQV from the coding sequence ATGCGACGGATTGACGCTATTGGAATTGGCTTGGGCGTTTTTATTGCTGGCGGCTTGGGTTATATAGGATTGCAGCTAGTCGGTTTGGATAATCAGCAAGCTGGTATATGGAGCCAAGTCTTACTTGTCAGTGGGTTAGTTGGCTGGTTAGCCACCTATTTTTTCCGTGCGGTGGGACAAAAAATGACCTACCACCAACAACGGGAACAGTATGAGCAAGACTTTCTGCAAAAACGGTTAGATGAACTTACTCCCGAAGAACTAGCACGAATTCAAGCCCAAATAGAACAAGAAGAGCAATCTCAGGTGTAA
- the ndhL gene encoding NAD(P)H-quinone oxidoreductase subunit L: MIVALLYLILAGAYLLVIPIAILLYLKQRWYVATSIERTFMYFLVFFFFPGLLVLSPFLNFRPQRRQIEV; this comes from the coding sequence ATGATTGTCGCCCTGCTGTATCTGATTTTGGCTGGAGCATACCTTCTGGTAATCCCAATTGCTATTTTGCTGTACCTGAAGCAGCGTTGGTATGTAGCTACCTCCATCGAGCGCACCTTTATGTACTTTTTGGTGTTCTTCTTCTTTCCGGGTTTGTTGGTTCTATCGCCGTTTCTAAATTTTCGACCCCAACGGCGACAAATTGAAGTTTAA
- the tnpA gene encoding IS200/IS605 family transposase: protein MKSVYNHYNHCLGLATVHLVWIPCRRRKIFANNEELKLRCIQIFQSVANDNKWVIKAMEVAPDHFHLLVEYDPHHSISQVVKAFKGRSSRYLRQEFPELMRLPSLWTHSYMFDTTGKVSTQKVLEYINDPHHG, encoded by the coding sequence ATGAAATCTGTATATAATCATTACAATCACTGCTTAGGGCTAGCAACTGTTCACTTAGTCTGGATACCATGTAGGCGGAGAAAAATATTTGCAAATAACGAAGAATTGAAACTTCGATGCATTCAAATATTCCAGTCTGTAGCTAATGATAATAAATGGGTTATCAAGGCAATGGAAGTTGCACCAGATCATTTTCATCTATTGGTTGAATATGACCCGCACCATTCAATATCTCAGGTAGTTAAAGCTTTCAAGGGTCGGTCATCAAGATATTTAAGACAAGAGTTTCCAGAATTAATGAGACTACCTAGCCTGTGGACACATTCATATATGTTTGACACCACAGGGAAAGTTAGCACTCAGAAAGTTTTAGAGTATATTAATGATCCACATCATGGCTGA
- a CDS encoding RNA-guided endonuclease InsQ/TnpB family protein, which yields MKTLKFKLYQHKGNKFLKRMINASGLIYNHCIALHKRYYRMWGKHLNCAKLQAHIAKKRGRQEFWQLVGSQAVQDICQRIEKAYQLFFKHNKKGVRPPGFKKVRKYKSFTLKQAGYKFLGGNRVKIEQKVYQYWNSREIEGKIKTLTIKRTPLGELFMVVVVDSIDEPEIKLTTGKIAGFDFGLKAFLTCSDGSTIESPQFFKQSLNIIKKASKHHSKKLKGSSNRERAFENLVRAHEDIANRRSDWFWKLAHDLTDRFDVLCFETLNLNGMKRLWGRKISDLALRDFLDILEWQALKKAKQVVYRTHLISLKVQQAS from the coding sequence ATGAAAACACTGAAATTCAAGTTGTACCAACACAAAGGAAATAAATTCCTCAAGCGGATGATTAACGCAAGTGGGTTAATTTATAATCACTGTATTGCTCTCCACAAAAGATATTATCGGATGTGGGGTAAACACTTGAATTGTGCAAAACTTCAGGCTCATATTGCGAAGAAGCGGGGGCGCCAAGAATTTTGGCAATTAGTAGGCTCTCAAGCGGTACAAGATATCTGCCAACGTATTGAGAAAGCGTACCAGTTATTTTTCAAGCATAATAAAAAGGGGGTTAGACCACCAGGGTTTAAGAAGGTCAGAAAATACAAATCATTCACCTTAAAGCAAGCTGGTTATAAGTTTCTGGGTGGTAATCGAGTTAAGATTGAGCAGAAAGTTTATCAATATTGGAACTCTAGAGAGATTGAGGGGAAAATCAAGACATTGACTATTAAGCGCACCCCATTGGGTGAATTGTTTATGGTCGTTGTCGTTGATAGTATTGATGAGCCAGAAATCAAACTCACGACTGGTAAGATAGCGGGGTTTGATTTTGGCTTAAAGGCATTTCTTACTTGCTCAGACGGTTCTACAATTGAGTCTCCCCAATTTTTCAAGCAATCACTCAATATCATCAAGAAAGCCAGTAAACATCATTCTAAGAAATTAAAAGGTTCATCCAACAGAGAACGAGCTTTTGAAAATCTAGTCCGCGCCCATGAAGACATAGCCAACCGTAGAAGTGATTGGTTTTGGAAATTAGCGCATGACTTGACCGATAGATTTGATGTCCTGTGCTTTGAAACACTAAACCTCAATGGTATGAAGCGTCTTTGGGGAAGAAAAATTAGTGATTTAGCGCTTCGAGATTTTCTAGATATCCTAGAGTGGCAAGCATTGAAGAAAGCTAAGCAAGTGGTCTATAGAACCCATTTGATATCTTTGAAGGTGCAGCAAGCCTCTTAA
- a CDS encoding transposase, translating into MLNRKDIVSTFSTNGIKRHLAVDTLGFPFFTHCTKANLSDDKGLIEMLTKNIGYFQSKPVNTPKITILLDHGYHTEYLREELEKVYPQIMTKIRFELSAKPSKQEKKDQGKSGFVPVAARWVIERSNAWMERCKILVKNFERTLANATAKVNLCLIRLMVKRLAAPSKISNGFYRPLA; encoded by the coding sequence GTGTTGAATCGAAAGGATATTGTTTCTACTTTCTCGACGAATGGGATCAAGAGGCATCTAGCCGTTGATACCCTGGGATTTCCGTTCTTTACTCATTGCACCAAAGCAAATCTATCTGATGATAAGGGTTTGATTGAGATGTTGACTAAAAACATCGGTTATTTCCAGTCGAAGCCCGTCAATACTCCCAAAATCACCATTCTCCTAGACCACGGTTATCACACTGAGTATTTGAGGGAGGAGTTAGAAAAAGTTTATCCCCAAATAATGACGAAAATCAGGTTTGAACTTTCGGCAAAACCATCGAAACAAGAAAAGAAAGACCAAGGTAAATCTGGGTTTGTTCCGGTTGCAGCGAGGTGGGTCATTGAGCGGTCAAATGCTTGGATGGAAAGATGCAAAATCCTCGTCAAAAACTTTGAGAGAACTTTAGCTAATGCGACTGCCAAGGTTAATCTTTGTTTGATTCGGTTGATGGTTAAGAGGCTTGCTGCACCTTCAAAGATATCAAATGGGTTCTATAGACCACTTGCTTAG
- a CDS encoding transposase encodes MPYSSSLTDQEWEILEPLLPQILPPKKQTRPSNWTKRELLDGIFYQLKNGCNWEDLPKDLPPYSTVYWHYKQWRAQGAIDKLMGILHSQVREQVKKNPNGRR; translated from the coding sequence ATGCCGTACTCTAGTAGCCTAACAGACCAAGAGTGGGAAATCCTTGAACCTCTACTACCTCAGATATTGCCGCCTAAGAAGCAGACCAGACCCTCCAATTGGACAAAAAGAGAACTCTTGGATGGCATCTTCTATCAACTGAAGAATGGCTGTAATTGGGAAGACTTGCCCAAGGACTTGCCCCCCTACTCAACCGTATATTGGCATTACAAGCAGTGGCGGGCCCAAGGAGCGATCGACAAACTAATGGGTATCTTACATTCTCAAGTACGTGAGCAAGTAAAAAAAAACCCAAATGGACGACGTTGA
- a CDS encoding lysylphosphatidylglycerol synthase transmembrane domain-containing protein → MKQFLRWIILGGTLFFLAKALKDNWIGVTAIRIDGVGWAIIAIATGVTLLAHTWAGWIWTWILQELNQPVSPPQFIQVYLKTNIAKYLPGNIWHYYGRIVAAKNANVSAGAATLSVLLEPLLMLTAALIIIVLCSSQFAAANSTFVLQILQLLSLAIVLCAIHPWFLNPVIRFLYKLKAKKSAVTTEPTVPFSLKSYPLRPLLGELSFMILRATGFILTMFALGSLNVNQLPLLLGAFSCAWLLGLVIPGAPGGLGVFEATAYELLRHHFPSAVVFSAIALYRLISILAETAGAALAWLDERLAKS, encoded by the coding sequence ATGAAGCAATTTTTACGTTGGATAATTTTGGGCGGAACGCTGTTTTTTTTAGCGAAAGCTTTGAAGGATAATTGGATTGGAGTAACTGCTATCCGCATTGATGGGGTAGGATGGGCAATTATAGCGATCGCTACAGGCGTTACTTTACTAGCACATACTTGGGCAGGCTGGATCTGGACTTGGATTTTGCAAGAATTAAATCAACCTGTATCGCCTCCCCAGTTCATCCAGGTTTATCTAAAAACGAACATTGCAAAGTATTTACCAGGTAATATCTGGCATTACTACGGGCGAATTGTCGCCGCCAAAAATGCCAATGTTTCTGCTGGTGCAGCTACCTTAAGCGTTTTGCTAGAACCCCTACTCATGCTAACGGCTGCTTTAATTATCATTGTTTTATGCAGCAGCCAATTTGCAGCAGCTAATAGTACTTTTGTTCTGCAAATATTACAATTACTGAGTTTAGCTATAGTTCTTTGTGCGATTCATCCTTGGTTTTTAAACCCAGTTATTCGCTTTTTGTACAAATTGAAAGCAAAAAAGTCTGCTGTCACGACTGAACCAACTGTTCCTTTCAGTCTTAAAAGCTATCCTCTACGACCTTTGTTAGGAGAATTAAGCTTTATGATACTACGCGCCACTGGGTTTATATTAACTATGTTCGCCTTGGGTTCGTTGAATGTGAATCAACTTCCTTTGTTATTAGGGGCTTTTAGCTGCGCTTGGTTGTTGGGGCTTGTGATTCCGGGTGCGCCTGGTGGGTTAGGTGTGTTTGAAGCGACTGCGTATGAACTTTTACGACACCACTTTCCATCTGCCGTAGTATTTAGTGCGATCGCTCTATATCGCCTCATTAGTATTCTAGCTGAAACTGCGGGTGCTGCTTTGGCTTGGTTAGACGAACGCCTTGCTAAATCATGA
- a CDS encoding DUF6658 family protein, whose product MNAVRLFLKKIRLRQIVTIFLAGLLLIVSTACSGANAQGANPQNPAVQAGGANNPYKNGGDNYTNNRLSTDPKIANPKANKGRDQANLQPSSELLIATTDRESKILYPGAETPAGRIEKEAELPIITDKDFREPEPGGLIQDEPKVVNRIQDRIETVKENVEEASGFLKNKADEAAARPELQKNPAVGR is encoded by the coding sequence GTGAACGCTGTGAGACTATTCTTGAAAAAAATAAGATTGCGCCAGATAGTAACTATCTTTTTAGCTGGACTATTGTTGATAGTTAGCACTGCTTGTAGTGGGGCAAATGCTCAAGGTGCAAATCCACAAAATCCTGCTGTACAAGCTGGTGGAGCAAACAATCCTTACAAAAATGGTGGAGACAACTATACCAACAACAGATTGTCTACCGATCCGAAAATAGCAAACCCAAAAGCCAATAAGGGACGCGACCAAGCTAACTTACAACCAAGTTCGGAATTATTGATTGCTACAACAGATAGAGAATCCAAAATACTTTATCCTGGTGCTGAGACACCAGCAGGTCGAATCGAGAAAGAAGCAGAACTACCAATTATCACAGATAAAGACTTCCGAGAACCTGAACCAGGTGGTTTGATTCAGGATGAACCAAAGGTAGTAAATCGGATTCAAGATCGGATTGAGACTGTAAAAGAGAATGTTGAAGAAGCTTCCGGCTTTTTGAAAAATAAGGCAGATGAAGCTGCTGCTAGACCTGAATTACAAAAAAATCCAGCAGTAGGCAGATAA
- a CDS encoding glycosyltransferase has translation MTKKPLRIALFTGLYAPFLTGVSVAVHQRVRWLLEQGHEVFLIHPQINDRYPKNVGDRPMPGLNEIQSFPNFSAYAFPTQPLLFYKSLPQPLNYRYWSDTKLLDKFQPDIIIVEEAAQMRGLYSFFLQGYGRPIGTKYARRTGTPTISLFHTDIVAYIKYYFGDKFFNFVRPIIPILVKQFSESYDFNYFSSKEQLTKYEELKCQRAEYVPYQGIDCQKFHPRNICYNPIPNDNRPTLLFVGRITPEKNVNQLLDIFPLIAAKIPDVHLVIVGSGPLDEEIRQRAQKFGSGITVWGESHGTELLGWFARADVFVNPSITENFCTTNNEALASGTPLVAVIAPSTSEQVSPGHNGFLAQPNNPTDFAQRVIAILENPDLKADMTRNARPSILDFDWSACMQKFEEKLYQIVEGSNKERVARGSIRR, from the coding sequence ATGACTAAGAAACCACTTCGGATTGCACTGTTTACAGGATTGTACGCTCCTTTCTTAACTGGAGTTTCCGTCGCAGTCCACCAACGGGTTCGTTGGTTGCTAGAGCAGGGACATGAGGTTTTTCTAATCCATCCGCAAATCAACGATCGCTATCCCAAAAATGTTGGCGATCGCCCCATGCCAGGTTTAAATGAAATTCAGTCTTTTCCCAACTTCTCTGCTTACGCATTTCCCACACAACCACTGCTATTTTACAAGTCTCTGCCTCAACCGTTGAACTATCGGTATTGGAGCGATACCAAGTTACTGGATAAATTCCAGCCCGATATTATCATAGTTGAAGAAGCCGCGCAAATGAGAGGTTTATACTCATTTTTCTTGCAAGGTTATGGTCGCCCCATCGGTACTAAATACGCAAGACGAACAGGCACACCAACAATATCACTCTTTCATACAGATATCGTTGCATATATCAAATATTACTTTGGGGATAAATTCTTTAACTTTGTTCGTCCCATCATTCCCATTTTAGTTAAGCAATTTAGTGAGTCTTATGACTTCAATTACTTTTCTTCTAAAGAACAACTCACTAAATATGAAGAACTGAAATGCCAACGTGCTGAATATGTCCCTTATCAAGGCATTGATTGCCAAAAATTTCACCCGCGAAACATTTGTTATAACCCAATTCCTAACGACAATCGACCAACTCTCTTATTTGTCGGACGCATCACCCCGGAAAAGAACGTCAACCAACTGCTTGATATATTTCCGCTCATTGCTGCCAAAATTCCTGATGTTCATCTGGTGATTGTTGGTAGTGGCCCACTAGATGAGGAAATTCGTCAGCGTGCCCAAAAGTTTGGATCGGGTATTACTGTATGGGGCGAGTCTCATGGTACAGAACTTTTAGGTTGGTTTGCCAGAGCGGATGTCTTTGTCAATCCTTCCATTACAGAAAACTTTTGCACTACAAATAACGAAGCGCTAGCCTCTGGAACCCCTCTGGTTGCAGTTATTGCACCCTCAACCTCAGAACAGGTATCTCCTGGTCATAACGGCTTTCTTGCCCAACCCAACAACCCCACAGACTTTGCCCAAAGGGTGATTGCGATTTTAGAAAATCCTGATTTGAAAGCAGATATGACTCGGAACGCTCGCCCCTCCATACTCGACTTTGATTGGTCGGCATGTATGCAAAAATTTGAAGAGAAACTTTACCAAATCGTTGAAGGATCAAACAAGGAGAGGGTAGCTAGAGGCAGTATAAGACGATAA
- a CDS encoding glycosyltransferase: MEDLAIFLSKSLTGWLVIQVCLTLVFIWYLRSSKKKLLPDEQLPKTAVILCLRGADPFLPRCLRSLLNQNYPQYDLKLIVDSHEDPAWKIASETITEQEATNVQISPLRIVRNNCSLKCSSLIQAVRELDDSYKVVALVDADTIVHVNWLRELVSPLSDAKVGATTGYRWYVPTGKYWGSLVRYAGNVATVVQMFLFQIPWGGTLAVKTEVLRQTELLDKWGQALGEDFMMHDILKKQGLKVKFVPSLLIVNREETNLFNLIDYLKRLLLYSRLYHPRWLALISEAVSSILFPTALIILVLESLLEAKWEAATLLLGCYSVYTVGLLLIMLVLELEIQRVVRSNDQAIAKLSAATIIKMLIAIPLTQWVYGLAMLSSLWVSTVTWRGVSYRVQGPWNVRLVEYRPYQWLDQPIDSKVSL; this comes from the coding sequence ATGGAAGATTTGGCGATATTTCTGTCTAAGTCTTTGACGGGTTGGCTAGTTATTCAGGTGTGTTTAACGCTTGTCTTTATATGGTATCTGCGCTCATCTAAAAAAAAATTATTACCAGATGAGCAGTTACCCAAAACAGCAGTGATTCTTTGCTTACGCGGAGCCGATCCGTTTTTGCCTAGATGTTTGCGATCGCTCCTAAATCAAAACTATCCACAATATGATTTAAAATTGATCGTTGATAGTCACGAAGATCCCGCTTGGAAAATTGCCAGTGAAACCATCACAGAGCAAGAAGCGACCAACGTTCAAATCAGCCCTTTGAGAATAGTACGCAATAATTGTAGTCTCAAATGCAGTTCTTTAATCCAAGCTGTCCGTGAGTTGGATGATTCCTACAAAGTGGTTGCTTTAGTAGATGCTGATACTATAGTGCATGTGAATTGGCTGCGAGAATTAGTCAGTCCTTTAAGCGATGCCAAAGTAGGGGCAACAACAGGTTATCGTTGGTATGTACCTACAGGTAAGTATTGGGGATCTTTAGTGCGCTACGCCGGCAATGTAGCCACAGTTGTGCAAATGTTTCTCTTCCAAATTCCTTGGGGTGGGACTTTGGCTGTGAAAACAGAAGTGCTTCGCCAAACAGAACTGCTAGATAAGTGGGGACAAGCTTTAGGCGAAGATTTTATGATGCACGACATCCTGAAAAAACAGGGGTTGAAGGTAAAGTTTGTGCCTTCGCTGCTGATAGTAAATCGTGAAGAGACTAATTTATTCAACTTAATAGACTATCTCAAGCGCCTCCTACTTTATTCTCGACTGTATCACCCACGTTGGTTAGCTTTAATTAGTGAAGCTGTTTCTAGCATTTTGTTTCCTACTGCACTGATCATTTTAGTTCTTGAGTCGTTGTTAGAGGCAAAATGGGAAGCTGCGACTCTCTTGTTAGGCTGCTATAGTGTCTATACTGTAGGGTTACTCTTGATAATGCTCGTGTTGGAATTAGAGATACAGCGAGTGGTTCGCTCTAATGACCAGGCGATCGCAAAATTATCAGCTGCTACAATCATCAAAATGTTAATTGCGATTCCCTTGACACAGTGGGTTTATGGATTAGCGATGCTATCATCCCTCTGGGTTTCAACAGTTACTTGGCGCGGTGTTTCCTATCGGGTTCAAGGGCCCTGGAATGTCCGGCTAGTCGAATATCGCCCTTATCAATGGTTGGATCAGCCTATTGATAGCAAGGTTTCTCTTTGA